One genomic region from Yamadazyma tenuis chromosome 4, complete sequence encodes:
- the MET13 gene encoding methylenetetrahydrofolate reductase (NAD(P)H) met13 (COG:E; EggNog:ENOG503NWPE), with amino-acid sequence MDRMYELNPIFIDITWNAGGRSSSLTNEMVYTAQSALGLETCMHLTCTNMSVSLIDEALERAKKSGCQNILALRGDPPLDGTESTGDFKYAKDLILYIRKNYGNYFNIGVAAYPEGHPEESDLDLTVKYLKDKCDAGADFIITQMFYDTDNFIEWCSKVRKIGVDIPIIPGIMPISTYAAFMRRAKWSEIKVPKHFLDVLEPIKDDDFLVREKGTELVSQMCTKLLESGYVKHLHFYTMNLERSTIMCLENLGLIDQVKSHDTIGGAILPWRKSLNPSRQKETIRPIFWQNRKHSYISRTSTWDEFPNGRWGDSSSPAFGDIDLNAADLLRQSPKRAFELWGHPQSLKEFADLTISYLRGQLKSMPWSDGSISEDTSVIAEDLVKLNQNGFITINSQPPLNATRSNDKVFGWGPKNGYVFQKQYLEFFCHKSVISKLLDQVDIFNKSSGDNSRVLTYYVVDKTGELITNTNDEDINAVTWGVFPGEEIVQPTIVERNSFLAWKDEAYSLITEWVRIFESNLAKDFLKGKEAQVQTSIEFFKSFETDFVLCNIVNNNFTDDAKELFGVFEGLQFQ; translated from the coding sequence ATGGATAGAATGTACGAGTTGAACCCAATTTTTATTGATATCACTTGGAACGCTGGAGGTAGATCTTCATCCTTAACCAACGAGATGGTGTACACCGCTCAATCAGCTTTGGGCTTAGAAACCTGTATGCACTTGACTTGTACAAACATGTCAGTGTCTcttattgatgaagcttTAGAAAGAGCTAAAAAGTCCGGATGTCAGAACATTTTGGCTTTAAGAGGTGATCCCCCATTGGATGGCACTGAATCTACTGGTGACTTTAAGTAtgccaaagacttgattCTCTACATTCGTAAGAACTACGGTAACTACTTCAATATTGGTGTTGCAGCTTATCCAGAAGGACATCCGGAAGAGTCCGATCTTGATTTGACCGTTAAGTACTTAAAAGACAAGTGTGATGCTGGAGCTGACTTCATTATTACACAGATGTTTTACGATACTGACAACTTTATCGAATGGTGCTCAAAAGTTAGAAAGATTGGGGTTGATATACCAATTATTCCGGGTATCATGCCTATTTCTACTTATGCTGCTTTCATGAGAAGAGCTAAATGGTCTGAAATCAAGGTTCCTAAACATTTTTTGGATGTTTTAGAACCCatcaaagatgatgatttcttggtCAGAGAAAAAGGTACTGAGTTGGTTAGTCAAATGTGTACCAAGTTGCTTGAATCTGGTTACGTTAAGCATTTACACTTCTACAccatgaacttggaaagatCAACCATTATGTGTTTGGAGAACTTGGGATTAATTGACCAAGTGAAGAGCCATGATACTATTGGAGGTGCCATTTTGCCTTGGAGAAAATCATTGAATCCTTCAAGACAGAAAGAAACCATTCGTCCGATTTTTTGGCAAAATAGAAAGCACTCCTACATCTCGCGTACTTCCACTTGGGATGAGTTTCCTAATGGTAGATGGGGTGATTCTAGTTCTCCTgcttttggtgatatcgATTTGAATGCTGCTGATTTATTAAGACAATCACCTAAAAGAGCATTTGAATTATGGGGCCACCCTCaatctttgaaagagtttGCAGACTTGACTATTTCTTACTTGAGAGGTCAATTGAAATCGATGCCATGGTCTGATGGATCGATTAGCGAAGATACTTCTGTTATCGCTGAagatttggtgaagttgaatcAGAATGGGTTCATTACCATCAATTCTCAGCCTCCTTTGAACGCTACCAGATCTAATGATAAGGTGTTTGGGTGGGGTCCGAAGAATGGGTACGTTTTCCAAAAGCAATACTTGGAATTCTTCTGTCATAAATCAGTGATTTCAAAACTCCTTGACCAAGTAGACATTTTCAATAAGAGCAGTGGTGATAACTCCAGAGTGTTGACTTACTACGTTGTCGACAAGACTGGTGAGTTGATTACTAACaccaatgatgaagatatcaatGCTGTTACTTGGGGTGTTTTTCcaggtgaagaaattgttCAACCCACTATTGTCGAGAGAAACTCATTCTTGGCTTGGAAGGATGAAGCATACAGTTTAATCACTGAATGGGTTAGAATCTTCGAGAGTAATTTGGCAAAGGATTTCCTTAAGGGCAAAGAAGCTCAAGTACAAACATCaattgaatttttcaagagctttGAAACTGATTTTGTGTTGTGCAACATTGTCAACAATAACTTTACTGATGATGCCAAAGAGCTTTTTGGTGTCTTTGAAGGACTACAATTCCAATAA
- the KRE5 gene encoding killer toxin resistant protein (EggNog:ENOG503NVVK; COG:G; BUSCO:EOG0926049A), whose product MLQTPEWSPMPFHLHLLESIAAIDESLYGSAAYSLVNDDYDEEFLLSAANDELVYQLVHDSAGLDPINKSLADLKTASKYYAPRIQTHFSSYLNDIQPKYRGKCDYDMFGTKLERKPTKQYSWLLSGDRIYCTPDDLFALEFSKRSDMSSQLLPFDRVIGQNSKAPLLILYGDLNHEGFNSMFNNLYQSAEAGKLRFVWRYVPSMGAPDLLPNYASTLDLKNSSTPSSIGDFGLKLASKVLSNNVSPREKYRMLNSILEDFPSHLVDIDSEVVDSDVADSAAANEKMGTSKESVGIYLNGAPVNGLELDAFKLFNRIEEEVNIIQEIIALGFNLDQARTLLVKFALHAAVKLSEFNSGSDENRYKVHENSFVAGAQTKRGGVVFINDIETDENYQEYTTVREKAYIDMIPQLAPGQFPPLKENIHDLIFVINLSNQEQLKVFFTFSKLILDRGIPQQIGVLPFGDSELDIKIAKYFYFLYDTTTSKEALAFLYKIFMRETDNEITELLEHISIQGYEFSPSVYLSTLEKFSITEPSIVFNGIITDLKSDWRRQMGSQIRKDVSALHNGLRANKIGFSMKKFLHQSAKSERNLNIIPKDSSGFKYKKVSVSLIEKSSRFRLRPSLVVKDDIEVWLVGDLSQSAAFNQLIQLFKLMSISSFDIQLRVIDLSKSQLLSKIKQGDLNEKDLDNLLVTLEKESTTLKRADPDSDMKQFVSEQGLPPHHSYILVNSRYFRIDNTFSLKQVESIISFEKSFRLSIFDSFLGKYPEIFESSKVDDFYDEKLGIMFHDWKDLLVTRIMKSFFVDDDKYVDDVARYDFSSMNMYNSFVIDNELEPLVDVLVVVDPLVPYSQQIVGIVKGCINLPFIRTRILLQPQSQYLHLPIKRYFKGVYPSYPIKFDSSGFVDENLSAQFSGLSDDVFSVDLLSPKRWVAMSKFAPKNLDLDYFKFSSLSSKDQEVVFELSKLLIEGFATDVTNASPPGGLTLKVSQGDKEADTIIMSNLGYFQLPIGEGTWNLTTGASPYFNYGLLSASSDPFDSSTVIHKQVPLNVFNLDGLVLRPRLVKQASSLSKAKPIQQDGINIFTVSSGHLYERLSSIMMASVRSNTQHPVTFWLLENYLSPNFKALLPKLAEEYKFEYHLITYKWPMWLRSQFSRQRTIWGYKILFLDVLFPIELDHVIFVDADQINRSDMIDLVKLDMGDAPYGFVPMCESKEEMDGFRFWKTGYWKDVLKDDLKYHISALYKVNLKRFREIGAGDRLRSHYQKLSSDPNSLSNLDQDLPNNMQRTIPIYSLPQEYLWCETWCSDSTLQEAKNIDLCNNPLTKENKLDVAKRLIPEWSAYDKDISALIDTIEVQESRKEYEINTPVFIEDKDEDGEEDDEYEHDEL is encoded by the coding sequence ATGCTTCAGACTCCTGAATGGTCGCCGATGCCCTTTCACTTACACTTGCTTGAGAGTATAGCTGCAATTGATGAATCATTATATGGCAGTGCTGCATATTCCTTAGTCAATGATGATTATGACGAAGAGTTCTTGCTATCGGCAGCCAATGATGAATTGGTTTATCAATTGGTTCACGATAGTGCAGGTTTGGATCCAATTAATAAGTCTTTGGCAGATTTGAAGACTGCCAGCAAGTACTATGCCCCAAGAATTCAAACTCATTTCTCGAGCTATTTGAACGACATACAACCGAAATATAGGGGCAAGTGTGACTACGATATGTTTGGAACAAAATTGGAAAGGAAACCTACAAAGCAGTATTCATGGTTGTTGAGTGGAGATAGAATATACTGCACACCAGATGATCTTTTTGCACTTGAGTTTTCAAAGAGGTCTGACATGCTGAGTCAGTTACTCCCATTTGACAGAGTTATTGGACAGAATTCTAAAGCACCGCTCTTGATTTTGTATGGTGACTTGAACCATGAAGGGTTTAACAGCATGTTTAATAATTTATATCAAAGTGCAGAAGCTGGGAAATTGAGGTTTGTATGGAGATACGTTCCTTCTATGGGAGCTCCTGACTTGTTACCCAATTACGCATCAaccttggacttgaaaaacaGCTCTACACCATCAAgtattggtgattttgggttgaagttggctTCTAAAGTCTTGTCAAACAATGTTAGTCCTAGAGAGAAGTACCGGATGTTGAATTCgattttggaagattttCCCAGTCATTTGGTGGACATAGATTCTGAAGTAGTGGACTCTGATGTGGCAGACAGTGCTGCTGCTAATGAAAAAATGGGAACTTCAAAGGAATCTGTGGGTATTTACTTGAATGGAGCACCCGTTAACGGCTTGGAGTTGGACGCCTTtaagttgttcaacagaattgaagaagaagtcaacATAATCCAGGAAATCATAGCATTAGGATTTAATCTTGACCAAGCACGTACTCTTCTTGTCAAGTTTGCATTGCATGCTGCAGTTAAGCTAAGTGAATTCAACTCTGGAAGTGACGAAAACCGATACAAAGTTCATGAAAACTCATTTGTTGCAGGTGCTCAGACGAAAAGGGGAGGAGTTGTATTTATTAACGATATTGAAACAGACGAAAACTACCAGGAATATACCACAGTTAGAGAGAAGGCGTATATCGATATGATACCACAACTTGCACCCGGTCAATTTCCTCCTCTCAAAGAGAATATCCATGACCTTATTTTTGTCATTAACTTGTCAAACCAAGAACAGTTAAAAGTGTTCTTCACTTTCTCAAAGTTAATCTTGGATAGGGGAATCCCACAACAAATTGGTGTCTTGCCTTTTGGTGATTCAGAGCTCGACATaaaaattgcaaaatacTTTTATTTCTTGTATGATACTACCACTTCAAAAGAAGCGCTAGCATTTTTGTACAAGATCTTCATGAGAGAAACCGATAATGAAATCACCGAACTACTTGAACATATTCTGATTCAAGGCTACGAGTTTTCTCCCCTGGTATACTTAAGCactcttgaaaaattctcCATTACTGAGCCTTCTATTGTGTTCAACGGTATTATTACCGATTTGAAATCCGATTGGAGGCGTCAAATGGGTAGTCAGATTCGTAAGGATGTTCTGGCTTTACATAACGGCCTCCGTGCAAATAAGATAGGCTTTTCTATGAAAAAGTTCCTTCATCAAAGTGCAAAATCTGAAAGAAATCTCAACATCATTCCCAAAGACAGTAGTGGATTTAAGTACAAGAAAGTCTCCGTTTCGTTGATTGAAAAGTCTAGTAGATTCAGGTTGAGACCTTCTCTAGTCGTAAAAGATGATATTGAGGTTTGGTTGGTGGGTGATCTAAGCCAAAGCGCTGCCTTTAACCAGTTGATACAATTATTTAAACTAATGAGCATTTCAAGCTTTGATATACAATTAAGAGTTATAGACTTATCTAAAAGTCAATTGCTTagcaaaatcaaacaagGAGACTTGAACGAAAAAGATCTTGACAATTTACTCGTTACCCTTGAAAAGGAACTGACAACGTTAAAAAGAGCTGATCCTGATCTGGATATGAAACaatttgtttctgaacAAGGTTTACCCCCACATCATTCATACATACTTGTGAACTCCAGATACTTCCGAATCGATAATACATTCAGTCTTAAACAGGTGGAGTCTATTATATCGTTTGAAAAGCTGTTCAGATTATCCATATTTGATTCCTTCCTTGGAAAATATCCGGAGATTTTTGAAAGTTCAAAGGTCGATGACTTTTACgatgaaaaattgggtATAATGTTCCATGATTGGAAAGACTTACTCGTGACTCGAATTATGAAGTCTTTCttcgttgatgatgataaatACGTCGACGATGTGGCTAGATATGACTTTTCATCCATGAATATGTACAACTCGTTTGTTATTGACAATGAACTCGAGCCATTGGTAGATGTTTTAGTTGTGGTTGACCCTTTAGTTCCTTATTCTCAACAAATAGTTGGTATTGTCAAAGGCTGCATTAATCTTCCATTTATCAGGACTAGAATTCTACTCCAACCACAGTCACAATACCTCCACCTCCCTATTAAACGCTACTTCAAAGGAGTTTATCCATCATATCCTATCAAGTTTGATAGCTCAGGatttgtggatgaaaaTTTATCTGCTCAATTTCTGGGTCTTTCAGATGATGTGTTTTCAGTTGACTTGTTGTCTCCCAAGAGATGGGTCGCAATGAGTAAATTTGCACCGAAGAACCTTGATCTTGACTACTTCAAATTCTCGCTGCTCTCTAgcaaagatcaagaagttgtttttgagCTTTCTAAATTGTTGATTGAAGGGTTTGCAACTGATGTTACGAATGCATCACCCCCAGGTGGATTGACTTTAAAAGTTTCTCAAGGTGATAAGGAAGCAGACACTATCATCATGTCAAATTTGGGATACTTCCAGTTGCCTATTGGTGAAGGTACTTGGAACTTGACAACAGGAGCTAGCCCTTATTTCAATTATGGATTGTTATCCGCATCATCGGATCCTTTCGATTCCAGTACTGTTATACATAAGCAGGTCCCCTTGAATGTATTCAATTTGGACGGATTGGTCCTAAGACCTAGGCTTGTGAAACAAGCTTCTAGTTTATCCAAAGCTAAACCTATACAACAAGATGGTATCAACATTTTTACAGTTTCCAGTGGACACTTGTACGAGAGGTTATCCTCCATTATGATGGCTTCTGTAAGAAGTAACACCCAACATCCCGTGACATTTTGGTTACTCGAAAACTATTTGTCACCTAATTTCAAAGCATTATTACCCAAATTGGCTGAAGAGTACAAGTTTGAGTATCATCTTATCACGTATAAATGGCCCATGTGGCTCAGAAGTCAATTTCTGAGACAAAGAACAATCTGGGGATACaagattttgttcttggatgTTCTTTTCccaattgaacttgatcatgTGATCTTCGTGGATGCAGACCAGATAAACAGGTCGGATATGATAGATCTTGTGAAATTAGATATGGGAGATGCCCCGTATGGGTTTGTGCCCATGTGCGAATCTAAGGAAGAAATGGATGGGTTTagattttggaaaactgGTTATTGGAAAGATGTGTTGAAAGATGATCTAAAGTATCATATCAGTGCATTATATAAagtcaacttgaagaggTTCAGAGAAATTGGAGCCGGTGACCGTTTAAGGTCACACTACCAAAAGCTCTCATCGGATCCAAATTCTCTCAGCAATTTGGATCAGGATTTACCCAATAATATGCAACGTACGATCCCCATCTACAGCCTACCTCAAGAATACCTATGGTGTGAAACTTGGTGTTCAGACTCTACGTTGCAAGAAGCGAAAAACATTGACTTGTGTAATAATCCTTTAACCAAGGAGAATAAGCTTGATGTGGCCAAAAGATTAATTCCTGAATGGAGTGCTTATGACAAAGACATCTCAGCTTTGATCGATACGATTGAGGTTCAAGAGTCGAGAAAAGAGTATGAAATAAACACACCGGTTTTCATTGAAGACAAGGACGAAGACGGGGAGGAAGACGATGAGTACGAACATGACGAGTTGTAA
- the TFC4 gene encoding transcription factor TFIIIC subunit tfc4 (BUSCO:EOG09260CMZ; EggNog:ENOG503NXIZ; COG:K) — protein MSTNSRPVRRRRNVIHTDDIDDDLHKLNHSTRQPTLEEEEEYEESDYYEDTGSRNNGPDPSDDEFGTFRPPEFDSGEDESYTDDSDARDEFYDHLRAANNLRPSKIPKGNDKTARRKAKRKQTRDFLRRAKGKENDPEVLMNLEMADTAFVHEDYDEAVKYYSEVVRIDPKHVRSYRILGDIAKSRGKLNDCCTYWFLAAVNSEWDGQLWSMVADLSASLGHTTQAIKAYGKAIGLRTEDRSRLMLERSLLYKKTRQFGRALDGFRKLCSLDPTNREYIKELASIYVQDRRENDAINLYMDIFDKNIHKGGKTNEPFPEFRWEDLNILAELYITKRAWKPALRVILLASRFLQNRLDEYWWDNHANDAEFEEEKRKEVLAEINADPSFYDREVFLPIDIRYKLGQVRLELDQKDEAMKHFHVLLDEDNEEEIADLLLEAGKCLEMHGYFSDALIFLTRAVLYERTSDIDTVILLANCYFEVGDYAEARDAYEAVLNATPDDMTIKLSLAEALYRLSDIKQAEELLAEVAASRKKLTQESIGAKELKEVDITEEREETGVSIFLETRPVKLTKKPTEDEKIAAEEASKRKVLETFRRMQRLQDDITKGEPIAINAWMQSASRLIEMFMSVPNFFPRDKNRTFKGIVSYRRKKPMEIDERIARVYNLFEGMSIMDNNSRSFLTSEKEFRGLDYDSWFMIFIQYVLLEARFKNDLEYATSLIEVAGAVSVFVQDKNKSAIIRLVKLSFGIATGDYLAMVMTYVRYFLTGNQFSPFIYKLFLCCFASGTDAWEAFSNYNHQKFFLRQLKAYDSVCSGKKITGMATISADIKGLKFKNEHCELLYIYSNLLGGNRNFISPLVYLSRVYLGYDQDPMVCLTLGLAHVHRSMQRLSANRHMQLLQGISYVMQYRELRLVNSTIYEEQEVEFNIGKLFHMIGLVSEAVVHYNKVLEYHDQLINDPDYDMSVEAAYNLALIYNLNGNSALARELTEKYLTI, from the coding sequence ATGTCAACAAACCTGCGTCCGGTTCGTAGAAGACGCAATGTCATTCATACGGATGATATAGATGATGACCTTCATAAGTTGAACCATAGCACTCGTCAACCCACCTtagaagaggaagaggaatACGAAGAATCTGACTATTATGAAGATACTGGATCAAGGAATAATGGACCAGATCcttctgatgatgagtttggTACTTTCAGGCCACCTGAATTTGATAGTGGGGAAGATGAGAGCTACACAGATGACTCGGACGCTCGAGACGAGTTCTACGATCACTTGAGAGCTGCAAACAACTTAAGACCGTCCAAGATTCCAAAGGGGAATGATAAGACAGCCAGGAGAAAGGCTAAAAGAAAACAGACACGGGACTTTTTAAGACGGGCAAAGGGCAAGGAAAATGATCCTgaggtgttgatgaatctTGAGATGGCCGATACAGCTTTTGTTCATGAAGACTATGATGAAGCAGTTAAATACTATTCGGAAGTGGTGAGGATAGATCCAAAACACGTTCGTTCCTATAGGATTTTGGGTGATATTGCGAAACTGAGAGGTAAGTTGAATGATTGCTGTACTTACTGGTTTCTTGCCGCTGTTAATAGTGAGTGGGATGGACAACTTTGGTCTATGGTTGCTGATTTAAGTGCTTCATTGGGTCACACTACTCAAGCAATTAAAGCCTATGGTAAAGCAATTGGGTTAAGAACCGAGGACAGGAGTCGGTTGATGCTTGAAAGATCATTACTCTACAAAAAGACTCGTCAATTTGGACGTGCCTTAGATGGCTTTCGGAAATTATGCCTGCTTGATCCCACTAATCGAGAATATATCAAGGAATTGGCTTCTATTTATGTTCAGGATAGAAGAGAAAATGATGCCATAAATCTATATATGGACATAtttgacaagaacattCATAAAGGTGGTAAGACGAATGAGCCATTTCCAGAATTCCGGTGGGAAGACTTAAATATTTTGGCTGAGTTGTATATTACCAAGAGAGCTTGGAAGCCTGCATTGAGAGTAATTTTACTAGCTTCCAGATTCTTGCAGAATAGGTTAGATGAATATTGGTGGGATAATCATGCCAATGATGCTGAgttcgaagaagaaaagagaaaagagGTACTTGCTGAAATAAATGCAGATCCATCTTTTTATGACAGAGAAGTATTCTTGCCGATTGATATCAGGTACAAATTGGGCCAGGTGAGATtagaacttgatcaaaaggATGAGGCCATGAAACACTTCCATGTCttgttggatgaagataaCGAAGAGGAAATTGCGgatcttcttttggaagCTGGTAAGTGTTTGGAGATGCATGGCTATTTCTCTGATGCCTTGATATTTTTAACACGCGCGGTGTTGTATGAACGAACATCAGATATAGATACAGTCATATTACTTGCAAATTGCTATTTTGAGGTGGGCGATTATGCTGAAGCTAGAGATGCATATGAAGCAGTACTCAATGCCACTCCTGATGATATGACCATCAAACTTTCTTTGGCAGAAGCCCTTTATCGACTTTCAGATATAAAACAAGCGGAAGAACTATTAGCAGAAGTAGCAGCCTCCAGAAAGAAATTAACTCAAGAATCAATTGGAGCAAAAGAACTAAAGGAGGTAGATATTACAGAggaaagagaagaaacaggTGTATCTATTTTCTTGGAGACTAGACCTGTCAAGTTAACCAAGAAACCTACAGAAGATGAGAAGATTGCAGCAGAAGAGGCTTCTAAGCGTAAGGTGTTGGAGACATTCAGACGAATGCAAAGATTGCAAGATGATATAACTAAAGGAGAGCCAATAGCAATCAATGCTTGGATGCAATCAGCTTCAAGGTTGATTGAAATGTTCATGTCTGTACCTAATTTCTTCCCAAGGGACAAGAACAGAACTTTCAAAGGGATTGTTCTGTATCGTAGGAAGAAGCCCATGGAGATTGACGAACGTATAGCAAGAGTTTACAATCTTTTTGAAGGTATGTCAATCATGGACAACAATTCCAGACTGTTTTTGACATCAGAAAAAGAATTTAGAGGATTGGACTATGATAGTTGGTTCATGATCTTCATCCAGTATGTGCTCTTGGAAGCTAGATTCAAGAATGACTTGGAGTATGCTACCCTGCTTATCGAAGTGGCTGGTGCTGTGAGTGTGTTTGTGCAAGATAAAAACAAAAGTGCCATTATTAGGCTTGTAAAATTGTCCTTCGGTATAGCTACAGGCGATTACCTCGCAATGGTAATGACTTATGTTCGATATTTTCTCACAGGTAACCAGTTTTCCCCTTTCATTTACAAGCTTTTCCTTTGCTGTTTTGCTTCGGGCACCGATGCTTGGGAAGCCTTTTCCAACTACAATCATCAAAAGTTTTTTCTTCGACAGTTAAAAGCATACGATTCTGTATGCTCTGGCAAAAAGATCACAGGAATGGCTACAATAAGTGCAGACATCAAGGGACTTAAGTTTAAAAATGAACACTGCGAGTTACTCTACATATACTCCAATTTACTCGGTGGTAACAGGAACTTTATTTCTCCGCTTGTTTACTTGAGCAGAGTTTATCTAGGGTATGACCAAGATCCTATGGTGTGTTTAACCTTAGGATTGGCTCATGTTCATCGGTCCATGCAACGGTTGAGTGCTAATAGGCATATGCAACTCCTTCAAGGAATAAGCTATGTGATGCAGTACAGAGAACTCCGGTTAGTGAACTCCACAATTTacgaagaacaagaagttgaatttAATATTGGCAAGTTATTCCATATGATAGGGCTTGTGAGTGAAGCAGTTGTTCACTATAATAAAGTGTTGGAATACCACGACCAGTTGATAAACGACCCCGACTATGATATGCTGGTGGAGGCAGCCTATAACTTGGCCCTAATCTATAATCTTAATGGTAATTCAGCCCTCGCGAGAGAATTAACCGAAAAGTACCTTACTATATAA
- the POP5 gene encoding RNA-binding protein pop5 (COG:J; EggNog:ENOG503P7BH) gives MVRLKQRYILFEILQPPQAPKECHEDRDLFTTFAESPSTGLLTLHRSSPSSINPKAITNSIKQHVQEYYGDFGAGFLMTLNVKYFNNKTSTGIIRCGNQNFQYVLGAMTLINKIESKPVIIRCTHVSGTIKKCEQFASQKNRELIRCIEVDQKRARGKLHTI, from the coding sequence ATGGTAAGGTTAAAACAAAGATACATCTTGTTTGAGATCCTCCAGCCACCACAAGCACCAAAAGAATGTCATGAAGACCGTGACTTGTTCACCACGTTTGCCGAGTCTCCTTCCACTGGACTCCTTACCTTGCATAGGCTGTCACCAAGCAGTATAAATCCCAAAgccatcaccaattccATAAAACAACACGTCCAAGAATATTACGGCGATTTTGGTGCtggtttcttgatgacattaaacgtcaagtacttcaatAACAAGACGTCAACTGGGATAATACGATGTGGAAATCAGAACTTCCAATATGTGCTTGGAGCCATGACTttaatcaacaagatcgaGAGTAAGCCAGTCATAATTCGATGCACACACGTCAGTGGGACGATCAAGAAATGTGAACAGTTTGCATCCCAAAAGAATAGGGAGTTGATCAGGTGTATAGAAGTTGACCAGAAAAGAGCCCGTGGTAAGTTACACACGATCTGA
- the THI6 gene encoding thiamine biosynthetic bifunctional enzyme (COG:H; EggNog:ENOG503NTW4; BUSCO:EOG09263GIG), with protein MNVDYTLYLVTDSTMVPESSTFLKQVEDSINAGATIVQLREKSISTLDFIERAQKVHELTKKKNIPLIINDRIDVALVVDAEGVHVGQDDMPAKLARQLLGPNKIIGVTCSNPSEVQQVCDEDVADYVGIGTVYKTLTKTDTKTPMGTGPIGIRKMLQTLKTRNTNRQPIKCVAIGGINETNVTKVLYQCSIPGQKLDGVAVVSCIMAKEDAYKATVELQEQINGIVPWKKDGMSKFDTFTYNNSHLEIQTQKIQKAGALVHHITNNVVKNFSANVTLAIGASPIMSELAEEYEEFAQKIPNISLVLNLGTPTVEMMQTFIHAITTYNKYGKHVIFDPVAAGATNARLECSRVLLNAGQMSVIKGNVGEISAIFKLTSTYEVAKNEEVLMRGVDSIANLSEESIRNIGYAVSQDFKCVVVITGPTNHVIDAESGSFAQVPGGNKLMGLITGSGCSLGSAIGSFVAAKADSSATENLNLFEAVVGAVTLYNAAGKLVGTKCSAPGAFVPAFVDSLYLKANK; from the coding sequence aTGAATGTTGATTATACTCTCTATTTGGTCACCGACTCGACTATGGTTCCTGAATCATCCACTTTCTTGAAACAAGTGGAAGACTCAATCAATGCTGGTGCCACTATTGTTCAATTGCGTGAAAAGTCGATATCTACCCTTGATTTTATTGAACGGGCGCAAAAAGTTCATGAACtcaccaaaaaaaagaaCATTCCTTTAATCATTAACGACAGAATTGACGTGGCTCTCGTTGTGGATGCTGAAGGTGTCCATGTGGGTCAAGATGATATGCCAGCCAAGCTTGCAAGACAACTCTTGGGTCCTAATAAAATTATTGGTGTCACTTGTTCGAATCCTAGTGAAGTGCAACAAGTGTgtgatgaagatgtggCCGATTACGTGGGGATTGGTACTGTTTATAAGACATTGACAAAGACTGATACCAAGACGCCCATGGGAACAGGACCAATTGGAATCCGGAAAATGTTGCAAACGTTGAAGACAAGAAATACTAACCGACAACCCATCAAGTGTGTAGCAATTGGTGGTATTAATGAGACTAATGTCACAAAAGTGTTGTATCAATGCTCCATTCCAGGACAGAAACTCGATGGGGTTGCGGTGGTGTCGTGTATTatggccaaagaagatgcCTATAAGGCCACTGTGGAACTTCAGGAGCAGATCAATGGTATTGTCCCCTGGAAGAAAGATGGAATGTCAAAATTCGACACTTTCACGTACAATAATAGCCACCTCGAAATACAAACTCAGAAAATCCAGAAAGCAGGTGCCTTGGTTCATCATATCACCAATAACGTTGTGAAGAACTTTAGTGCTAACGTGACACTTGCAATTGGAGCGTCTCCAATTATGTCTGAACTTGCAGAAGAATATGAAGAGTTTGCTCAGAAAATCCCCAATATTTCGTTGGTATTAAATTTAGGAACCCCAACGGTTGAGATGATGCAGACTTTCATCCATGCAATCACCACATATAACAAGTACGGAAAACATGTCATTTTTGATCCGGTTGCTGCTGGTGCTACCAATGCTCGTCTTGAGTGTAGCAGAGTCTTGCTTAACGCTGGACAAATGTCTGTTATCAAGGGGAATGTGGGCGAAATATCAGCCATTTTCAAGCTTACTTCAACGTATGAAGTGGCGAAAAATGAAGAGGTGCTTATGCGTGGAGTTGACTCGATTGCTAATTTAAGTGAAGAAAGTATTAGGAATATTGGATATGCGGTATCGCAGGACTTCAAATGTGTTGTGGTGATTACGGGGCCAACTAATCATGTGATAGACGCCGAAAGTGGGAGCTTCGCACAAGTACCAGGAggaaacaagttgatgggGTTGATCACAGGCTCAGGCTGCTCGTTGGGAAGTGCCATTGGATCCTTTGTAGCTGCAAAAGCCGATTCCAGTGCAACGGAAAACCTCAATCTTTTCGAGGCTGTTGTAGGGGCTGTGACTTTATATAACGCTGCAGGTAAGTTAGTGGGAACGAAATGTTCTGCTCCTGGAGCATTTGTTCCTGCGTTTGTTGATTCCCTTTATTTAAAAGCTAATAAGTAG